The following are from one region of the Chanos chanos chromosome 10, fChaCha1.1, whole genome shotgun sequence genome:
- the evx2 gene encoding homeobox even-skipped homolog protein 2 produces the protein MMERIRKEMILMERGLHSPVAGKRLSNLSDSAGNVVLEALENSQHSGRLSPKLTSASLHGGLGDIPTKGKFEIDSLFGTHHNSDNTSSAEISSSENRKKMNLYPEVSPDSEMNSDVEVGCPSHRSPSNVSQHKENNNKGFSDSNSGMSNSSSTSLSNVNGNSTGSSNSSNTDQVRRYRTAFTREQIGRLEKEFYRENYVSRPRRCELAAALNLPETTIKVWFQNRRMKDKRQRLAMSWPHPADPSFYTYMMTHAAATGSLPYPFHSHMPLHYYPHVGVTAAAAAAAASGAASSPFATSIRPLDTFRALSHPYSRPELLCSFRHPGLYQSPAGLNSSAAASAAAAAAAAAAAVSAPSATVPCSCLSCHSSQTASALGSRSASSDFTCTAAGQRSESGFLPYSAAVLSKTAVPSPDQREESALNR, from the exons ATGATGGAGAGGATAAGAAAAGAGATGATTCTGATGGAAAGAGGGTTACACAGCCCTGTTGCTGGGAAGAGGCTCTCGAATCTGTCTGACTCGGCTGGAAATGTGGTGTTGGAGGCCCTCGAAAATTCACAGCACTCTGGTCGCCTGAGCCCCAAACTAACTTCCGCATCGCTGCATGGGGGTCTCGGGGACATCCCTACCAAAGGCAAATTCGAAATCGACAGCTTGTTCGGAACCCACCACAACAGCGACAATACCTCTTCGGCGGAAATTTCGTCctctgaaaacaggaaaaaaatgaacctgTATCCAGAAGTTTCTCCGGATTCGGAAATGAACAGTGATGTAGAGGTGGGATGCCCATCGCACCGTTCTCCGAGCAATGTCAGCCAacacaaggaaaacaataacaaag GTTTTTCAGACAGTAATTCGGGAATGTCTAACAGCAGTTCCACGTCTCTCTCCAATGTTAACGGCAATTCTACCGGCAGCTCCAACAGTTCTAACACAGACCAGGTGAGAAGGTATCGGACAGCTTTCACCAGAGAGCAAATCGGCAGACTAGAGAAAGAATTTTACAGGGAAAATTACGTATCAAGGCCAAGAAGATGCGAATTAGCTGCGGCATTAAATCTTCCTGAAACAACAATAAAG GTGTGGTTTCAGAATCGGCGGATGAAAGACAAAAGGCAGCGGTTGGCCATGTCCTGGCCCCATCCAGCCGATCCAAGCTTCTATACATACATGATGACGCACGCGGCAGCCACCGGAAGTCTGCCATACCCCTTCCATTCCCACATGCCTCTGCACTACTACCCGCATGTGGGTGTAACAGCAGCAGCGGCCGCTGCAGCCGCGTCAGGGGCAGCCTCCTCACCTTTTGCTACGTCTATCCGTCCTCTCGATACTTTCCGTGCGCTCTCACACCCTTACTCCCGTCCAGAGCTTCTGTGCAGCTTCAGACATCCAGGACTTTACCAGTCACCGGCAGGCCTCAACAGCTCGGCCGCAGCTTCGGCGgcagcggcggcggcggcggcggcagcagcTGTTAGTGCGCCCTCAGCCACAGTGCCCTGCTCGTGTCTCAGCTGCCACAGCAGCCAAACTGCCAGTGCACTGGGTTCCCGAAGCGCTAGTTCTGACTTCACGTGCACAGCGGCTGGCCAAAGGTCCGAGAGTGGATTTTTGCCGTACTCAGCTGCCGTACTAAGTAAAACCGCGGTTCCATCACCCGATCAAAGAGAGGAGAGCGCACTTAACAGATAA